A stretch of Camelina sativa cultivar DH55 unplaced genomic scaffold, Cs unpScaffold00511, whole genome shotgun sequence DNA encodes these proteins:
- the LOC104773297 gene encoding protein OSCA1: protein MATLRDIGLAAGINIFTAFIFFVIFAFLRLQPFNDRVYFSKWYLRGLRSSPASSGGFAGRFVNLDVRSYLKFLHWMPEALKMPERELIDHAGLDSVVYLRIYLLGLKIFAPIAILAWAVLVPVHWTNNTLELAKHLQNVTSSDIDKLSISNIPQHSLRFWAHIVMAYAFTIWTCYMLMKEYETVANMRLQFVASEARRPDQFTVLVRNVPPDPDESVSELVEHFFLVNHPDHYLTHQVVCNANKLADLVSKKKKLQNWLDYYQLKYSRNNSQIRPMTKLGCLGLCGQKVDAIEHFIAEVDKISKEIAIERENVVNDEKSIMPASFVSFKTRWAAAVCAQTTQTRNPTKWLTEWAAEPRDVYWPNLAIPYVSLTVRRLLMNVAFFFLTFFFIIPIAFVQSLATVEGIEKVAPFLKVFIEHKFVKSVIQGLLAGIALKLFLIFLPSILMTMSKFEGFTSISSLERRSASRYYIFNFVNVFLANVIAGAAFEQLSSFLNQSPNQIPKTVGMAIPMKATFFITYIMIDGWAGVAGEILMLKPLIIFHLKNAFLVKTEKDREEAMDPGSIGFNTGEPQIQLYFLLGLVYAPVTPMLLPYILVFFGLAYIVYRHQIINVYNQEYESAAAFWPDVHGRVISALIISQLLLMGLLATKRAALAAPFLIALPVITIGFHRFCKGRYEPAFIRYPLEEAMMKDTLERAREPNLNLKGYLQDAYIHPVFKGGDDDDDSDVVGKLEDEVIIVPTKRQSRRNTPAPSRVSGESSPSLPVINGKEV from the exons ATGGCAACACTTCGAGACATTGGTCTAGCAGCAGGGATAAACATCTTCACTGCATTCATTTTCTTCGTTATCTTTGCTTTTCTAAGGCTTCAGCCGTTCAACGACAGGGTTTACTTCTCAAAATGGTACCTCAGGGGGTTAAGAAGCAGCCCTGCAAGTAGCGGAGGGTTTGCAGGGCGGTTTGTGAATTTGGATGTGAGATCATACCTCAAGTTCTTGCATTGGATGCCTGAAGCTCTCAAGATGCCTGAGCGTGAGCTGATTGATCATGCTGGTTTAGACTCTGTTGTGTATCTCCGGATTTACTTGCTCGG GCTTAAGATTTTTGCTCCAATAGCAATACTTGCTTGGGCAGTTCTTGTACCGGTCCATTGGACAAACAACACGTTGGAGTTGGCTAAGCACCTACAGAATGTAACTTCAAGTGATATTGACAAACTGTCAATTTCAAATATCCCACAGCATTCACTTAG GTTTTGGGCTCATATTGTAATGGCTTACGCCTTCACAATCTGGACTTGTTATATGCTGATGAAGGAGTATGAGACAGTTGCTAACATGAGGCTTCAGTTTGTCGCCTCAGAAGCCCGTCGACCTGACCAGTTCACT GTTCTTGTTAGGAATGTACCTCCAGACCCAGACGAATCTGTGAGTGAGCTTGTGGAGCATTTTTTCCTAGTTAATCACCCTGATCACTACCTCACACATCAG GTTGTATGCAATGCAAACAAGCTCGCTGATTTGGtcagtaagaagaagaagctgcagAATTGGCTTGACTACTATCAGCTCAAATACTCTAGAAACAACTCTCAGATCAGACCAATGACAAAG CTTGGGTGCCTTGGCTTGTGTGGACAAAAAGTTGACGCAATCGAACATTTCATTGCTGAAGTtgataaaatatcaaaagag ATTGCTATAGAAAGAGAGAATGTGGTGAATGATGAAAAGTCAATCATGCCAGCATCTTTTGTCTCGTTCAAAACCCGTTGGGCTGCTGCTGTTTGCGCTCAGACCACACAGACACGAAACCCAACGAAATGGCTAACCGAATGGGCTGCAGAGCCGCGTGATGTATACTGGCCAAACCTTGCGATCCCATATGTTTCTTTGACTGTAAGAAGATTGCTCATGAATGtagccttcttcttccttaccTTCTTTTTCATCATCCCTATTGCGTTTGTACAATCTCTTGCTACTGTTGAGGGAATTGAGAAAGTTGCACCGTTCTTGAAAGTCTTTATTGAACA TAAGTTCGTTAAGTCGGTGATACAAGGTTTGCTAGCCGGTATCGCGTTGAAGCTTTTCTTGATCTTTCTGCCATCCATACTGATGACCATGTCCAAGTTTGAAGGCTTTACTTCAATTTCATCCTTGGAAAGACGATCAGCGTCAAGATATTACATATTTAACTTCGTGAACGTCTTTCTTGCAAATGTTATTGCTGGAGCTGCGTTTGAGCAGCTCAGCTCTTTCCTCAATCAATCACCAAATCA AATCCCCAAGACAGTTGGGATGGCGATACCGATGAAAGCAACCTTctttatcacatatataatgATTGATGGTTGGGCAGGAGTTGCAGGAGAGATTCTCATGCTTAAACCTCTCATTATATTCCACCTCAAAAACGCATTCTTGGTGAAAACAGAGAAGGACAGAGAGGAAGCAATGGACCCGGGAAGCATCGGTTTCAACACGGGAGAGCCTCAGATACAGCTTTACTTCCTTCTAGGTCTTGTCTACGCTCCCGTGACACCAATGCTTCTTCCTTATATCTTAGTCTTCTTCGGTCTTGCTTACATCGTGTACCGCCATCAG ATCATAAATGTGTATAACCAAGAGTACGAGAGCGCTGCTGCGTTTTGGCCAGATGTTCATGGACGGGTTATATCGGCATTGATCATATCTCAGTTGCTTCTGATGGGTTTGTTGGCTACAAAACGCGCCGCTCTAGCTGCACCGTTTCTCATTGCTCTTCCAGTGATTACTATCGGTTTCCACCGCTTCTGTAAAGGCCGTTATGAACCCGCCTTTATCCGTTACCCTTTAGAG GAAGCTATGATGAAAGATACATTGGAAAGAGCAAGAGAGCCGAATCTGAACTTGAAAGGCTACTTGCAAGACGCTTATATTCATCCGGTTTTCAAAGGCGGTGACGACGACGATGACAGTGACGTGGTCGGAAAATTGGAGGATGAAGTCATCATAGTGCCAACGAAACGCCAATCGCGGAGGAACACTCCGGCACCAAGCAGAGTTAGCGGTGAATCTTCTCCATCTTTGCCCGTTATTAACGGTAAAGAAGTGTAG
- the LOC104773308 gene encoding uncharacterized protein LOC104773308 gives MKLDDKIERILKGLPDDYRRVVDQLEGRESSPALLEVLEKKINQENKLKAALVSSSSLPVTANAVNVRGHPNNRGQSRSNHRNGPTWQQQLFQPRHMPQRSYQGRCQICGVHGHSARRCSQLQFQGGQYPSLSLSLMAPVPWQPRANLAMTGSPSPNNPSLLDSGATHHLTTDLNNLALHQL, from the coding sequence ATGAAGCTTGATGACAAGATCGAACGTATTCTGAAGGGACTTCCTGACGATTATCGACGTGTGGTTGATCAACTGGAGGGTCGTGAAAGCTCACCGGCTCTTCTCGaagttttggagaagaagatcaaccaaGAGAACAAGTTAAAAGCCGCGTTGGTCTCTTCTTCATCCCTACCAGTGACTGCTAATGCGGTCAATGTTCGTGGTCATCCTAATAATCGTGGTCAGTCCCGATCGAATCATCGTAATGGTCCGACTTGGCAGCAACAACTGTTTCAACCTCGTCACATGCCACAACGAAGTTATCAAGGTCGATGTCAAATTTGTGGTGTTCACGGACACAGTGCAAGAAGGTGCTCGCAACTTCAATTTCAAGGTGGCCAATATCCTtcactctctctgtctctgatGGCTCCAGTGCCATGGCAACCACGAGCTAATCTGGCTATGACGGGTTCTCCATCACCTAACAACCCTTCACTGCTCGATTCCGGTGCTACACATCACCTTACCACCGACTTGAATAATCTGGCTCTCCATCAACTCTAA